GCGCGCCGTTGAGGCTCCCGAGCTGCCAGAACACGATCTGCTCGCGCGTCGCGGTCGTGCCGAGGAACGTCATGAACGCGAGGCCCGCCCCCGCGATGGCGTTGACCGCGATGCCCGTGAGGAGGAGCGTCACGACCTCCGTCCGTCCGCCTGACCGGCTCACGAAGTAGACGGCGAAGACGGCGGCGAGACCCCCGACGAAAGCCCACGCGGGCGTCGCCCACATGCCGGCGGCCGTGATCCCGAGCGTGATGCTCGCCGCGGCGCCGAGCGCCGCACCCGACGAGACGCCGACGACAGCGGCATCCGCCAGCGGATTGCCGAAGATCGCCTGCATCAGGACGCCCGACACCGCGAGCGCCGCCCCGACGAGCAGGCCGAGCACAACGCGGGGGAGTCGGATCTCCATGACGACGCCGGCCGCCGTCGGGGCGGCGGGGGCGAGATCCGTATCGATTCCGAGGGAGTGCAACAGGATGCCGAGGACTTCGGCGGGCGCGAGGGGATACTGCCCGATGCCGAGCGACACGACGACGGTCACGACGAGGGCGAGCGCGAGGAGGACGCTCAGCACGACGAAGCGAGGCGTGCGCGCTGTCGAGGGAGTGGGGACGACGACCTCGCTCGTCATGACGTCGCGCTGGCCGTGGGCGAGTCGGCCGGGGCGTAGACGGCACGCGCGAGCGCACGGATGATGTCGGCCGAGCGCGGCCCGAAGCTCAGGATCGCGGTGTCGGCCATGTCGACGACGCGTCGGTGGATGCCAGCGGGGGTCTGTGCGATCGCGGGGATGGTCTCGATGAGCCCGTCGATCCCGCCGACGGACGCGAGCCCGTCGGTCATCATGACGAGCACGTCAGGGCGCGCGGCGACGAGCGCCTCCGCCGTGAGGGGCTTCATGCCCTCCCAGCCGATCTCGCTCGCGACATCGACCCCGCCGACGGCCTCGATGAGCGAATCGGCACCGGAGTCGCGACCGAAGATGTAGTACACGTTGGCGCTGCCCCGCACGTAGAGGAAGAGCATGCGCGGGCGGTCGGCCGCGGCATCCGGAATCACCTCGGCGATCTCTGCCGTCGCTGCGTCGATGTCGGCGTCGAGCTGCGCGATGAGCGCTTCTCCGCGAGCGGGCGCACCGAGGGCCGTGGCGATCTCGGTCACGAGTTCGTCGGTCGTGTCGAGCCGACGGTCCGACGAGATGACGACGACGGCGACACCAGCGTCGCGCAGCTGCTGGCGCACTTCTTTCGGGCCGATCGTCGTGTCGGTAAGCATGATCGTGGGGGCGATCTCGAGGATCGCTTCGGCGTTGAGCGTATGACCCGTTTTCGTGACGACGGGGAGGTCATCCGTGCCGGCGAAGTCGGTCGACGAGTCGCGGCCGACGACCTGATCGCCGAACCCGAGGGCGAACACGGTCGCAGCGATCGTGCCGGAGATGTCGACCGGCAGGATGCGCGATGTGTCGGCCACCTCGACGGTCCGGCCCTCGGCATCCGTCAGTGTCACGGGCAGGACGGGTGTCGACGTGTCGGCGACGACGTCGACCGCGCGCGTGGGAAGGCACGCGGTCGACGGCCCTTCGACCGCGCGAGGGTCTGGGGCGAGGTCGAGCTCGGCCAGCGCGACGCTCGCCGAGGGGCAGTCTGCATCGACGGGAGCGGTGCCGACAGCCCCCGCCGCGGCGCATCCCGTGAGCACGAGGGCAGCTGTGGCGAGGAGGGCGAGGGCGCGTGCAGACCGCATGAGGTGAGGCTAACCTTAACTTGACGATGACCGGGAAAACCGCGTACGTTCGAGGCGAGTTTAGGTTAGGCAACCCTCAAACTCGAATCCACCCGATCGCAGAGACGCGCCGGCAGCGTGCCCTCGCGCGTGTGCCGGACGACCCCGGAGACCTTGTGCACACCCACCCCGTCCTCGACCGTGGCAGAGCTGCCGTCGCGACACTCCTCGCCCTCCTTCTCCTCGTCGCCGGTGCGATCACTGCTCCGCCCGCTCATGCGGCCGGGCCTCTGATCTCGGCGAGCGAGGCACCCCGAGCGGGCGGCGCGATCACGGTCACGGGAACGGGATTCTCGACCGACGCGCCCGGCATCTACGTCGGGTACGGTCCGGCGACCGCGACCGGGTTCTACGCGGAAGGCAGCTCCGACGCCGTCTACGTCGCGGTCGGCAACCCCGAAGGCGGTGCGAGCGGTGCGCGCACGGCGCCCATGAACCCCGACGGATCGTTCTCGGTGACCCTCACGATTCCGGCTCACACCGACGGGGTCGCGTACGCCGCGTTCACGTCGAAGGCGCACGGCCAGGGTTTCGCCGACCCGAGCCAGAACGCCTCGACCGCCATCGCGTGGGAGCCGCCTCCCGCGGCGGAGCCCGAGCCCACGGTGTCCCCGGAGCCCACGGTGTCCCCGGAGCCGACGGCGTCGCCGGAAGCCACGGAATCCCCATCGCCCGAGCCGACGGCATCCCCGTCGCCGACGGCGTCGCCCGAGCCCGTCTTCGAGCCGGCGATCGAGGTGTTCCGTGCGGATGGCACGACGCCGGTGTCCGGATACATCGAGGTCGGCGAGACGGTCGTCGTGAAGGGCACGGGCTTCGATCCCGCCTCGAACGTCGGCGGCCGTGGCGTTCCGATTCCGTCGACGCTCCCCCAGGGCACTTACGTCGTGTTCGGTCAGTTCGCGGAGCAGTGGCAGCCGTCGACGGGAGCGGCATCCAGCGCTCGGAAGGTCGTCTCGCAGAAGTGGGCGCTCGCCGAGAGCGTCCTGAACCAGGTTCCCGCCCAGTATCAGAACGCGATCCGCGCGCAGTGGACGGACATCGCTCCCGACGGTTCGTTCACGACGACGCTCACAGCGACGGAGGCCGCGGCTCCCATCGACGGCGGTTCGTACGGCGTCTACACGTACGGCGCCGGTGGGGTCTCCAATGCCGACCAGGAGATCTCGTTCCCCCTCGAATTCGCTCCCGTGTTCGAGCCCGCGATCGAGGTGTTCCGCGCCGACGGCACGACGCCCGTCACGGGAACGGTCGATGCGGGTGAGACGCTCGTCGTGAAGGGAACGGGTTTCGATCCCGCCTCGAACGTCGGCGGCCGTGGCG
This genomic stretch from Microbacterium sp. SLBN-146 harbors:
- a CDS encoding hemin ABC transporter substrate-binding protein; this translates as MRSARALALLATAALVLTGCAAAGAVGTAPVDADCPSASVALAELDLAPDPRAVEGPSTACLPTRAVDVVADTSTPVLPVTLTDAEGRTVEVADTSRILPVDISGTIAATVFALGFGDQVVGRDSSTDFAGTDDLPVVTKTGHTLNAEAILEIAPTIMLTDTTIGPKEVRQQLRDAGVAVVVISSDRRLDTTDELVTEIATALGAPARGEALIAQLDADIDAATAEIAEVIPDAAADRPRMLFLYVRGSANVYYIFGRDSGADSLIEAVGGVDVASEIGWEGMKPLTAEALVAARPDVLVMMTDGLASVGGIDGLIETIPAIAQTPAGIHRRVVDMADTAILSFGPRSADIIRALARAVYAPADSPTASATS
- a CDS encoding iron ABC transporter permease gives rise to the protein MTSEVVVPTPSTARTPRFVVLSVLLALALVVTVVVSLGIGQYPLAPAEVLGILLHSLGIDTDLAPAAPTAAGVVMEIRLPRVVLGLLVGAALAVSGVLMQAIFGNPLADAAVVGVSSGAALGAAASITLGITAAGMWATPAWAFVGGLAAVFAVYFVSRSGGRTEVVTLLLTGIAVNAIAGAGLAFMTFLGTTATREQIVFWQLGSLNGALWQNIAVVAPLVLVGTVIAFAVSRRLDLFALGERTARHLGVRVELLRVVVIVTVALLVCAAVAFAGIIGFVGLVVPHLMRMAIGPAHLPLMVTSTLGGALLIALADLIARTAVPMADLPIGMLTALVGGPFFLWLLVRTRRRAGGWG